Proteins found in one Vigna radiata var. radiata cultivar VC1973A unplaced genomic scaffold, Vradiata_ver6 scaffold_83, whole genome shotgun sequence genomic segment:
- the LOC106754115 gene encoding exportin-4 isoform X2 produces MQHASSPDGYVQAKVASVASQLMKRGWLEFMVGEKVVFFYQVNKAIVGADGIDMQFAGIKFLESLLSEFSPSTSSAMGLPREFHEQCRRSFEREYLKTFYQWTQEAALSVTNQIIESDSAVPEVKVCTAALDLMLQILNWDFRSNNSDTKLNVNVFSSGVRQDGDSLKKSECHVVQPGSEWRDVLVLSGHVGWLLSLYAALRLKFSREGYWIDCPVAVSARKLVVQFCSLTGPVFLSDDRKMHEQHLLQLLSGIIEWVDPPDAVLKAIENGKSDSEMLDGCRALLAIANVTTPHDFDGLLKSMRPMGTLTFLSMLMSEVIKVLMTSNTEEETWSWEARDVLLDTWTAILTPINTMNVNALLPPDGITAAANLFSFIVECELRLASATAFNDEGDSDYLHASVSAMDERLSCYALIARASIDVTIPLLLRVFSERVARLNQGRGIIDLTETLEELYSLLLIIGHVIADEGEGELPLVPNTIQTQFVVDFVEADRHPVILLSSSIIKFAEQCLSPEMRASVFSPRLMESIIWFLARWSRTYLMSSDGIAEKILDSGHHHEHSSKKTLLCFFGEHNQGKLVLDIIVRIAFITLTSYPGEKDLQGLTCYQLLHSLVQQKHICIHLVTLNSWHELATSFSTEKTLMLLDTAHQRSLAQTLVRSASGIRNSEASSQYVRNLMGPIATYIVEISRKHNFRSIAQQPDILLSVSCMLERLRGAASASEPRTQKAIYELGFSVMNPILILLEVYKHESAVVYLLLKFVVDWVDGQITYLEAQETAAVVDFCMRLLQLYSSHNIGKISLSLSISLISESKTDKYRDLRALLQLLSSLCSKDMIDFSSDSIEAQGTNISQVVYYGLHMVAPLISMELLKYPKLCHDYFSLLSHMLEVYPETFALLNSEAFAHVLGTLDFGLHHQDADVVSMSLRALQALASYHYKETGNGNIGLGAHTTGLKDSSGNVQEGLLSRFLRSLLQLLLFEDYSSDLISVAADALLPLILCEQGLYQRLGNELIERQPNPTLKTRLANAFHTLTSANQLSSSLDRINYQRFRKNLTSFLVEVRGFLRTM; encoded by the exons GTGAACAAGGCCATTGTGGGTGCTGATGGCATAGACATGCAGTTTGCTGGAATAAAATTCCTTGAATCATTG CTATCAGAATTTTCTCCATCTACTTCAAGTGCAATGGGCCTTCCAAGGGAATTTCATGAGCAGTGTAGGAGGTCATTTGAACGGGAGTACCTGAAG ACATTCTACCAATGGACCCAAGAAGCTGCCTTAAGTGTCACAAACCAGATTATTGAATCTGACTCTGCTGTACCTGAGGTTAAAGTTTGCACTGCTGCACTGGATCTCATGCTTCAAATCCTGAATTGGGATTTTCGTAGCAATAACAGTGACACAAAACTAAATGTAAATGTCTTCTCTTCTGGAGTTAGACAGGATGGGGATTCTCTCAAAAAGTCTGAATGTCACGTAGTGCAG CCTGGTTCTGAATGGCGTGATGTGTTAGTTTTAAGTGGTCATGTTGGATGGCTTTTGAGTTTATATGCAGCATTGAGGCTGAAATTTTCACGCGAAGGATACTGGATTGACTGCCCTGTTGCAGTCTCTGCTCGAAAGCTAGTTGTACAATTTTGTTCTTTAACAGGGCCTGTATTTCTTTCTG ATgatagaaaaatgcatgagCAACATCTTCTGCAGCTCCTATCTGGGATAATAGAGTGGGTAGATCCTCCTGATGCTGTTTTAAAAGCTATTGAAAATGGGAAAAGTGACAG TGAGATGCTTGATGGCTGTCGAGCATTATTGGCCATTGCAAATGTAACAACTCCCCATGATTTTGACGGTTTGCTAAAATCTATGAG GCCTATGGGTACTCTTACCTTTTTGTCAATGTTGATGTCTGAAGTTATTAAAGTCCTCATGACTAGTAACACAGAAGAGGAGACTTGGAGCTGGGAAGCACGTGACGTTTTATTGGATACTTGGACTGCCATTCTAACG CCAATAAATACAATGAATGTGAATGCTTTGCTTCCGCCTGATGGGATAACAGCTGCTGCTAATCTCTTCAGTTTCATTGTAGAGTGCGAGCTACGAT tgGCTTCTGCAACAGCATTTAATGATGAGGGCGATTCAGACTATCTTCATGCTTCTGTATCAG CCATGGATGAAAGGTTAAGCTGCTATGCGCTTATTGCAAGAGCTTCTATTGATGTTACAATTCCTTTGCTCCTAAGAGTATTTTCCGAGCGGGTTGCACGCCTTAATCAG GGCAGAGGCATCATCGACTTGACTGAAACATTGGAAGAACTTTATTCATTGTTGCTTATTATCGGTCATGTAATTGCAGATGAAGGGGAGGGGGAACTACCATTG GTTCCTAATACGATACAAACCCAGTTTGTTGTTGATTTCGTTGAAGCAGATAGGCACCCTGTTATTTTACTTTCCAG CTCAATCATAAAATTTGCCGAGCAGTGCCTCAGTCCGGAAATGAGAGCATCAGTTTTTAGTCCGCGACTCATGGAG TCAATTATATGGTTCCTTGCAAGGTGGTCTCGTACATATTTGATGTCTTCTGATGGGATTGCGGAGAAAATATTAGATTCAGGTCATCATCACGAGCATAGTTCAAAAAAGACTTTGCTTTGCTTCTTTGGAGAACATAACCAAGGGAAACTTGTTCTTGATATTATTGTTCGTATAGCTTTCATCACACTTACATCTTATCCAGGAGAGAAGGATTTGCAG GGACTCACTTGTTACCAGTTACTTCATTCTCTGGTTCAGCAAAAGCATATATGCATCCACCTTGTTACTCTG AATTCATGGCATGAACTAGCAACCTCATTTTCCACTGAAAAGACTTTGATGTTGTTGGACACTGCTCATCAG CGATCTCTTGCACAAACACTAGTTCGTTCAGCTTCAGGCATAAGAAATTCAGAGGCATCTAGTCA gtaTGTAAGAAATCTCATGGGTCCTATTGCAACATACATAGTGGAGATATCTAGGAAGCATAATTTTAGAAGCATTGCCCAACAACCAGATATTCTCCTTTCG GTCAGCTGCATGTTGGAACGGCTACGTGGAGCTGCAAGTGCGTCTGAACCTCGGACACAGAAGGCTATCTATGAACTCGGATTCTCTGTAATGAATCCCATTCTAATTCTTCTTGAAGTTTATAAACATGAG TCTGCAGTTGTCTACCTGCTACTTAAATTTGTAGTTGACTGGGTTGATGGACAAATTACATACTTGGAGGCCCAAGAAACTGCTGCTGTCGTTGATTTCTGCATGCGTTTGCTTCAGCTGTATTCATCTCACAATATTGGCAAG ATATCACTAAGTCTGTCAATCAGCTTAATTAGTGAGTCTAAAACAGACAAGTATAGAGATTTGCGTGCACTTCTTCAACTTCTCTCAAGTCTTTGCTCTAAAGACATG ATTGATTTCTCGTCAGATTCGATTGAGGCCCAAGGCACTAACATATCTCAG GTGGTTTACTATGGACTTCACATGGTGGCCCCATTGATTTCTATGGAACTCTTAAAATATCCCAAACTTTGTCATGAT tatttttctctcctttcacATATGTTGGAGGTTTATCCAGAAACATTTGCGCTACTAAATAGTGAAGCCTTTGCTCATGTACTTGGAACCCTTGATTTTGGTCTTCACCATCAG GACGCAGATGTGGTTAGTATGAGTCTGAGAGCTCTGCAAGCTCTTGCTTCTTACCACTACAAAGAGACTGGTAATGGTAATATAGGCTTGGGTGCTCACACCACGGGTCTTAAGGATTCAAGTGGGAATGTTCAGGAAGGTCTTTTGAGCCGTTTTCTTCGTTCATTGCTGCAGCTTCTCCTTTTTGAGGATTATAG TTCGGATCTGATCAGTGTTGCAGCAGATGCTCTCCTTCCATTGATCCTGTGTGAGCAAGGCCTGTATCAG AGATTGGGGAATGAATTGATAGAGAGACAACCAAATCCAACACTCAAAACTAGGCTGGCAAATGCATTTCACACACTAACAAGTGCAAATCAGCTTTCTTCCTCCCTGGATCGAATAAATTACCAGAGGTTTAGAAAAAATCTTACTAGTTTCCTAGTTGAAGTTCGTGGATTTCTAAGGACAATGTGA
- the LOC106754066 gene encoding protein G1-like5, translated as METVPSPITSSTNSGGGGGGGSGSTTPSRYENQKRRDWNTFSQYLRNHRPPLTVAMCSGAHVLEFLHYLDQFGKTKVHNPTCPFFGLPNPPAPCPCPLRQAWGSLDALIGRLRAAYEENGGRGESNPFGARAVRLYLHDVREFQAKARGVSYEKKRKRPKSSNISKATATAT; from the coding sequence ATGGAAACCGTGCCATCCCCAATAACAAGCAGCACCaacagtggtggtggtggcggcggcggcaGCGGCAGTACTACTCCGAGTAGGTACGAGAACCAGAAGCGGCGAGACTGGAACACGTTCAGCCAGTATCTGCGGAACCACCGGCCGCCGCTGACGGTGGCGATGTGCAGTGGGGCGCACGTGCTGGAATTCCTGCACTACCTGGACCAATTCGGGAAGACGAAAGTGCACAACCCGACGTGCCCGTTCTTCGGGCTGCCTAACCCTCCGGCGCCGTGCCCCTGCCCGCTCCGCCAGGCCTGGGGCAGCCTGGACGCCCTGATCGGGCGGCTCCGCGCCGCCTACGAGGAGAACGGCGGGAGAGGCGAAAGCAACCCGTTCGGCGCCCGCGCCGTGAGGCTGTACTTGCATGATGTTCGTGAGTTTCAGGCGAAGGCGAGAGGAGTGAGCTacgagaagaagagaaagaggccAAAGTCCTCGAACATCTCTAAGGCAACTGCCACTGCTACTTAG